The following proteins come from a genomic window of Sorex araneus isolate mSorAra2 chromosome 1, mSorAra2.pri, whole genome shotgun sequence:
- the PRRT1B gene encoding proline rich transmembrane protein 1B: MELGADAQGGGSPEAPRDAAGPELPQLPRRPQLLDERGDPPEPAAEGPSAQAAGGAGPAPKGAVGGAPLGWVGEPPPYAPPDPKAVQLLYPPFPPAPVLFPPAATPQALYPPAPATLYPAPPPPLFTPFPVYGGPGPAEHRPLPKDYMVESVLVTLFCCLITGLLAVVYSHETRAALSRGDMGQAEEASRKARGLVLFSLLFGVFVSASWVVYVMVALYLP; encoded by the exons ATGGAGCTAG GCGCCGACGCCCAAGGGGGCGGCAGCCCCGAGGCCCCCCGGGACGCAGCGGGCCCCGAGCTCCCGCAGCTGCCGCGCCGCCCGCAGCTCCTGGACGAGCGCGGGGACCCCCCCGAGCCCGCGGCCGAGGGACCCTCCGCCCaggcggcgggcggggccgggccggcgccCAAGGGGGCTGTCGGCGGGGCCCCCCTCGGCTGGGTGGGGGAGCCCCCGCCCTACGCGCCCCCCGACCCCAAGGCCGTGCAGCTGCTCTACCCGCCCTTCCCGCCGGCCCCGGTGCTCTTCCCGCCGGCTGCGACCCCCCAGGCCCTGTACCCGCCCGCCCCCGCGACCCTCtaccccgcgccgccgccgccgctcttCACGCCCTTCCCGGTG TACGGCGGCCCCGGCCCGGCGGAGCACAGGCCCCTGCCCAAGGACTACATGGTGGAGTCGGTGCTGGTGACGCTCTTCTGCTGCCTGATCACCGGGCTCCTGGCCGTCGTCTACTCCCacgag ACCCGCGCGGCGCTGAGCCGGGGGGACATGGGCCAGGCCGAGGAGGCGTCCCGCAAGGCTCGTGGCCTGGTGCTCTTCAGCCTGCTCTTCGGGGTCTTCGTGTCCGCCAGCTGGGTGGTCTACGTGATGGTGGCCCTCTACCTCCCCTga
- the UCK1 gene encoding uridine-cytidine kinase 1 isoform X1 — MASGSGDGEPAAPEEDRPHQRPFLIGVSGGTASGKSTVCEKIMELLGQNEVDHRQRKLVILSQDRFYKVLTAEQKAKALKGQYNFDHPDAFDNDLMLRTLKSIVEGKTVEVPTYDFVTHSRLPETTVVYPADVVLFEGILVFYSHEIRDMFRLRLFVDTDSDVRLSRRVLRDVQRGRDLEQILTQYTTFVKPAFEEFCLPTKKYADVIIPRGVDNMVAINLIVQHIQDILSGDLCKWHRGGANGRNCKRTFPEPGEHPGVLASGKRSHLESSSRPH; from the exons ATGGCTTCGGGCAGCGGTGACGGCGAGCCCGCGGCGCCCGAGGAGGACCGGCCTCACCAGCGGCCCTTCCTGATCGGGGTGAGCGGCGGCACCGCCAGCGGCAAG TCCACGGTGTGCGAGAAGATCATGGAGCTGCTGGGCCAGAACGAGGTGGACCACCGGCAGCGCAAGCTGGTCATCCTGAGCCAGGACCGCTTCTATAAGGTGCTGACGGCCGAGCAGAAGGCCAAGGCTCTCAAGGGCCAGTACAACTTCGACCACCCAG ATGCTTTTGATAACGACCTGATGCTCCGGACGCTGAAGAGCATCGTGGAGGGCAAAACCGTCGAAGTTCCCACGTACGACTTTGTGACCCACTCGAG GTTGCCGGAGACCACCGTGGTGTACCCCGCTGACGTGGTGCTGTTCGAGGGCATCCTGGTGTTCTACAGCCACGAGATCCGGGACATGTTCCGGCTGCGCCTGTTCGTGGACACGGACTCGGACGTCCGGCTGTCGAGGAGAG TGCTCCGGGACGTGCAGCGCGGCCGGGACCTGGAGCAGATCCTCACGCAGTACACCACCTTCGTGAAGCCAGCCTTCGAGGAGTTCTGCCTGCCG ACCAAGAAGTACGCAGACGTGATCATCCCTCGAGGGGTGGACAACATGG TGGCCATCAACCTCATCGTGCAGCACATCCAGGACATCCTCAGTGGGGATCTCTGCAAGTGGCACCGGGGAGGCGCCAACGGGCGGAACTGCAAGCGGACGTTTCCCGAGCCCGGAGAGCACCCCGGCGTGCTGGCCTCTGGCAAACGGTCACACCTGGAGTCAAGCAGCCGGCCGCACTGA
- the UCK1 gene encoding uridine-cytidine kinase 1 isoform X2 translates to MASGSGDGEPAAPEEDRPHQRPFLIGVSGGTASGKSTVCEKIMELLGQNEVDHRQRKLVILSQDRFYKVLTAEQKAKALKGQYNFDHPDAFDNDLMLRTLKSIVEGKTVEVPTYDFVTHSRLPETTVVYPADVVLFEGILVFYSHEIRDMFRLRLFVDTDSDVRLSRRDQEVRRRDHPSRGGQHGGHQPHRAAHPGHPQWGSLQVAPGRRQRAELQADVSRARRAPRRAGLWQTVTPGVKQPAALSRGPGLA, encoded by the exons ATGGCTTCGGGCAGCGGTGACGGCGAGCCCGCGGCGCCCGAGGAGGACCGGCCTCACCAGCGGCCCTTCCTGATCGGGGTGAGCGGCGGCACCGCCAGCGGCAAG TCCACGGTGTGCGAGAAGATCATGGAGCTGCTGGGCCAGAACGAGGTGGACCACCGGCAGCGCAAGCTGGTCATCCTGAGCCAGGACCGCTTCTATAAGGTGCTGACGGCCGAGCAGAAGGCCAAGGCTCTCAAGGGCCAGTACAACTTCGACCACCCAG ATGCTTTTGATAACGACCTGATGCTCCGGACGCTGAAGAGCATCGTGGAGGGCAAAACCGTCGAAGTTCCCACGTACGACTTTGTGACCCACTCGAG GTTGCCGGAGACCACCGTGGTGTACCCCGCTGACGTGGTGCTGTTCGAGGGCATCCTGGTGTTCTACAGCCACGAGATCCGGGACATGTTCCGGCTGCGCCTGTTCGTGGACACGGACTCGGACGTCCGGCTGTCGAGGAGAG ACCAAGAAGTACGCAGACGTGATCATCCCTCGAGGGGTGGACAACATGG TGGCCATCAACCTCATCGTGCAGCACATCCAGGACATCCTCAGTGGGGATCTCTGCAAGTGGCACCGGGGAGGCGCCAACGGGCGGAACTGCAAGCGGACGTTTCCCGAGCCCGGAGAGCACCCCGGCGTGCTGGCCTCTGGCAAACGGTCACACCTGGAGTCAAGCAGCCGGCCGCACTGAGCCGCGGGCCCGGCCTGGCCTGA
- the POMT1 gene encoding protein O-mannosyl-transferase 1 isoform X4: MWGLLQRPLTVSADINLHVVALTALGLLSRLWGLAHPRAVVFDEVYYGQYISFYMKRIFFLDASGPPFGHMLLALGGYLGGFDGNFLWNRIGAEYSSNVPVWSLRLLPALAGALAVPMAYQIVWELRFSHLAATGAALLLLIENTLITQSRLMLLESVLIFFNLLAVLSYLKFSSSQKHRSFSLSWWLWLILTGVACACAVGIKYSGVFTYLLVLSVAGVQAWHLLGDRSLSHVRVLCHMLARAAALLLLPLLTYVLFFYVHLRLLYRSGPHDQVMSSAFQASLEGGLARITQGQPLEVAFGSQVTLRSLSGKPLPCWLHSHQNTYPVIYESGRGSSHQQQVTCYPFKDVNNWWIVKDPGRHQLVVDSPPRPVRHGDIIQLVHGMTTRFLNTHDVAAPLTPHAQEVSCYVDYNISMPAQNLWRLDIVNRDSDAEIWKNILSEVRLVHVNTSAVLKLSGANLPDWGFRQLEVVGEKLQRAFHESMVWTVEEHRYGQSQEQRERELELHTPTQTDISRNLSFMARFSELQWRMLTVRSDDSEHKYSSTPLDWVTLDTNIAYWVHPKSSAQIHLLGNIVIWASASLATLVYALLFCWYLLRRRRHIHDLSEDAWLQWVLAGALCAGGWAVNYLPFFLMDKTLFLYHYLPALTFQILLLPLVLEHVCQHLCRSRRQRTLFTALVAAWYSAACHVFIALRPLTYGDTPLSASELRALRWRESWDILIRKH; the protein is encoded by the exons ATGTGGGGCCTCCTGCAGCGCCCGCTCACCGTCTCGGCCGACATCAACCTGCACGTGGTGGCGCTGACGGCGCTGGGGCTGCTGAGCCGCCTGTGGGGCCTCGCCCACCCGCGCGCCGTCGT CTTTGACGAAGTCTACTACGGGCAGTACATCTCCTTCTACATGAAGCGCATCTTCTTCCTCGATGCCAGCGGCCCACCGTTTGGCCACATGCTGCTGGCCTTGGGAG GTTACTTAGGAGGATTCGACGGCAACTTCCTGTGGAACCGCATTGGAGCAG AGTACAGCAGCAACGTGCCCGTGTGGTCGCTGCGCCTGCTGCCCGCGCTGGCGGGGGCCCTGGCGGTGCCCATGGCCTACCAGATCGTGTGGGAGCTGCGCTTCTCGCACCTGGCCGCCACGGGCGCCGCCCTGCTGCTGCTCATCG agaACACGCTGATCACGCAGTCGCGGCTCATGCTGCTGGAGTCGGTGCTGATATTCTTCAACCTCCTGGCCGTGCTGTCCTACCTGAAGttctccagctcccagaagcacag gtCCTTCTCTCTGAGCTGGTGGCTCTGGCTGATCCTGACGGGCGTGGCCTGCGCCTGCGCCGTGGG CATCAAGTACTCGGGCGTCTTCACGTACCTGCTCGTGCTCAGCGTGGCCGGCGTCCAGGCCTGGCACCTGCTCGGGGACCGCAGCCTGTCTCAC GTCCGGGTGCTGTGCCACATGCTGGCCCGGGCGGCCGCCCTGCTGCTGCTCCCGCTGCTCACCTACGTGCTCTTCTTCTACGTGCACCTCCGGCTGCTGTACCGCTCGGGGCCCCACGACCAGGTCATGTCCAGCGCCTTCCAGGCCAGCCTGGAG GGAGGCCTGGCGCGCATCACCCAGGGCCAGCCCCTGGAGGTGGCCTTTGGCTCGCAGGTCACTCTGAGGAGCCTCTCGGGCAAGCCGCTGCCCTGCTGGCTGCACTCGCACCAGAACACCTACCCCGTGAT CTACGAGAGCGGCCGCGGCAGCTCACACCAGCAGCAGGTCACCTGCTACCCCTTCAAGGACGTGAACAACTGGTGGATAGTGAAGGACCCCGGCAG GCATCAGCTGGTGGTGGACAGCCCCCCGAGACCCGTGCGGCACGGCGACATCATCCAGCTGGTGCACGGCATGACCACGCGCTTCCTCAACAC GCACGACGTGGCGGCGCCCCTGACCCCGCACGCGCAGGAGGTGTCCTGCTACGTGGACTACAACATCTCCATGCCTGCGCAGAACCTCTGGAGACTG gacaTCGTGAACCGGGACTCGGACGCGGAGATCTGGAAGAACATCCTGTCGGAGGTGCGCCTGGTGCACGTGAACACGTCGGCGGTGCTCAAG CTGAGCGGCGCGAACCTGCCGGACTGGGGCTTCCGGCAGCTGGAGGTGGTCGGGGAGAAGCTGCAGCGCGCCTTCCACGAGAGCATGGTGTGGACGGTGGAGGAGCACCGCTACGGCCAGA GCCAGGAGCAGCGGGAGCGGGAGCTGGAGCTGCACACGCCCACGCAGACGGACATCAGCCGGAACCTGAGCTTCATGGCCCGCTTCTCGGAGCTGCAG TGGCGGATGCTGACGGTGAGGAGTGACGACTCGGAGCACAAGTACAGCTCCACACCGCTCGACTGGGTCACGCTGGACACCAACATCGCGTACTGGGTCCACCCCAAGAGCAGC GCACAGATCCACCTGCTGGGGAACATCGTGATCTGGGCCTCGGCCAGCCTGGCCACGCTGGTGTACGCCCTGCTCTTCTGCTGGTACCTGCTGCGCCGCCGGAGACACATCCACGACCTCTCGGAGG ATGCCTGGCTGCAGTGGGTGCTGGCCGGGGCTCTGTGCGCCGGGGGCTGGGCGGTGAACTATCTCCCCTTCTTCCTGATGGACAAGACGCTCTTCCTCTACCACTACCTGCCTGCGCTCACCTTCCAGATCCTTCTGCTCCCGCTGGTCCTGGAGCACGTCTGCCAGCACCTGTGCAG GTCCCGCAGGCAGAGGACGCTCTTCACCGCCCTCGTGGCCGCCTGGTACTCCGCCGCCTGCCACGTGTTCATTGCTCTGCGCCCCCTGACCTACGGGGACACGCCGCTGTCGGCCAGCGAGCTGCGGGCGCTGCGCTGGAGAGAGAGCTGGGACATCCTGATCCGGAAGCACTAG
- the POMT1 gene encoding protein O-mannosyl-transferase 1 isoform X2, giving the protein MWGLLQRPLTVSADINLHVVALTALGLLSRLWGLAHPRAVVFDEVYYGQYISFYMKRIFFLDASGPPFGHMLLALGGYLGGFDGNFLWNRIGAEYSSNVPVWSLRLLPALAGALAVPMAYQIVWELRFSHLAATGAALLLLIENTLITQSRLMLLESVLIFFNLLAVLSYLKFSSSQKHRSFSLSWWLWLILTGVACACAVGIKYSGVFTYLLVLSVAGVQAWHLLGDRSLSHVGAGGRAAGGPQGPGLTPPARPQVRVLCHMLARAAALLLLPLLTYVLFFYVHLRLLYRSGPHDQVMSSAFQASLEGGLARITQGQPLEVAFGSQVTLRSLSGKPLPCWLHSHQNTYPVIYESGRGSSHQQQVTCYPFKDVNNWWIVKDPGRHQLVVDSPPRPVRHGDIIQLVHGMTTRFLNTHDVAAPLTPHAQEVSCYVDYNISMPAQNLWRLDIVNRDSDAEIWKNILSEVRLVHVNTSAVLKLSGANLPDWGFRQLEVVGEKLQRAFHESMVWTVEEHRYGQSQEQRERELELHTPTQTDISRNLSFMARFSELQWRMLTVRSDDSEHKYSSTPLDWVTLDTNIAYWVHPKSSAQIHLLGNIVIWASASLATLVYALLFCWYLLRRRRHIHDLSEDAWLQWVLAGALCAGGWAVNYLPFFLMDKTLFLYHYLPALTFQILLLPLVLEHVCQHLCRSRRQRTLFTALVAAWYSAACHVFIALRPLTYGDTPLSASELRALRWRESWDILIRKH; this is encoded by the exons ATGTGGGGCCTCCTGCAGCGCCCGCTCACCGTCTCGGCCGACATCAACCTGCACGTGGTGGCGCTGACGGCGCTGGGGCTGCTGAGCCGCCTGTGGGGCCTCGCCCACCCGCGCGCCGTCGT CTTTGACGAAGTCTACTACGGGCAGTACATCTCCTTCTACATGAAGCGCATCTTCTTCCTCGATGCCAGCGGCCCACCGTTTGGCCACATGCTGCTGGCCTTGGGAG GTTACTTAGGAGGATTCGACGGCAACTTCCTGTGGAACCGCATTGGAGCAG AGTACAGCAGCAACGTGCCCGTGTGGTCGCTGCGCCTGCTGCCCGCGCTGGCGGGGGCCCTGGCGGTGCCCATGGCCTACCAGATCGTGTGGGAGCTGCGCTTCTCGCACCTGGCCGCCACGGGCGCCGCCCTGCTGCTGCTCATCG agaACACGCTGATCACGCAGTCGCGGCTCATGCTGCTGGAGTCGGTGCTGATATTCTTCAACCTCCTGGCCGTGCTGTCCTACCTGAAGttctccagctcccagaagcacag gtCCTTCTCTCTGAGCTGGTGGCTCTGGCTGATCCTGACGGGCGTGGCCTGCGCCTGCGCCGTGGG CATCAAGTACTCGGGCGTCTTCACGTACCTGCTCGTGCTCAGCGTGGCCGGCGTCCAGGCCTGGCACCTGCTCGGGGACCGCAGCCTGTCTCACGtaggtgcgggcgggcgggcggcggggggcccGCAGGGGCCGGGACTGACCCCACCTGCCCGCCCGCAGGTCCGGGTGCTGTGCCACATGCTGGCCCGGGCGGCCGCCCTGCTGCTGCTCCCGCTGCTCACCTACGTGCTCTTCTTCTACGTGCACCTCCGGCTGCTGTACCGCTCGGGGCCCCACGACCAGGTCATGTCCAGCGCCTTCCAGGCCAGCCTGGAG GGAGGCCTGGCGCGCATCACCCAGGGCCAGCCCCTGGAGGTGGCCTTTGGCTCGCAGGTCACTCTGAGGAGCCTCTCGGGCAAGCCGCTGCCCTGCTGGCTGCACTCGCACCAGAACACCTACCCCGTGAT CTACGAGAGCGGCCGCGGCAGCTCACACCAGCAGCAGGTCACCTGCTACCCCTTCAAGGACGTGAACAACTGGTGGATAGTGAAGGACCCCGGCAG GCATCAGCTGGTGGTGGACAGCCCCCCGAGACCCGTGCGGCACGGCGACATCATCCAGCTGGTGCACGGCATGACCACGCGCTTCCTCAACAC GCACGACGTGGCGGCGCCCCTGACCCCGCACGCGCAGGAGGTGTCCTGCTACGTGGACTACAACATCTCCATGCCTGCGCAGAACCTCTGGAGACTG gacaTCGTGAACCGGGACTCGGACGCGGAGATCTGGAAGAACATCCTGTCGGAGGTGCGCCTGGTGCACGTGAACACGTCGGCGGTGCTCAAG CTGAGCGGCGCGAACCTGCCGGACTGGGGCTTCCGGCAGCTGGAGGTGGTCGGGGAGAAGCTGCAGCGCGCCTTCCACGAGAGCATGGTGTGGACGGTGGAGGAGCACCGCTACGGCCAGA GCCAGGAGCAGCGGGAGCGGGAGCTGGAGCTGCACACGCCCACGCAGACGGACATCAGCCGGAACCTGAGCTTCATGGCCCGCTTCTCGGAGCTGCAG TGGCGGATGCTGACGGTGAGGAGTGACGACTCGGAGCACAAGTACAGCTCCACACCGCTCGACTGGGTCACGCTGGACACCAACATCGCGTACTGGGTCCACCCCAAGAGCAGC GCACAGATCCACCTGCTGGGGAACATCGTGATCTGGGCCTCGGCCAGCCTGGCCACGCTGGTGTACGCCCTGCTCTTCTGCTGGTACCTGCTGCGCCGCCGGAGACACATCCACGACCTCTCGGAGG ATGCCTGGCTGCAGTGGGTGCTGGCCGGGGCTCTGTGCGCCGGGGGCTGGGCGGTGAACTATCTCCCCTTCTTCCTGATGGACAAGACGCTCTTCCTCTACCACTACCTGCCTGCGCTCACCTTCCAGATCCTTCTGCTCCCGCTGGTCCTGGAGCACGTCTGCCAGCACCTGTGCAG GTCCCGCAGGCAGAGGACGCTCTTCACCGCCCTCGTGGCCGCCTGGTACTCCGCCGCCTGCCACGTGTTCATTGCTCTGCGCCCCCTGACCTACGGGGACACGCCGCTGTCGGCCAGCGAGCTGCGGGCGCTGCGCTGGAGAGAGAGCTGGGACATCCTGATCCGGAAGCACTAG
- the POMT1 gene encoding protein O-mannosyl-transferase 1 isoform X1, whose product MKRIFFLDASGPPFGHMLLALGGYLGGFDGNFLWNRIGAEYSSNVPVWSLRLLPALAGALAVPMAYQIVWELRFSHLAATGAALLLLIENTLITQSRLMLLESVLIFFNLLAVLSYLKFSSSQKHRSFSLSWWLWLILTGVACACAVGIKYSGVFTYLLVLSVAGVQAWHLLGDRSLSHVGAGGRAAGGPQGPGLTPPARPQVRVLCHMLARAAALLLLPLLTYVLFFYVHLRLLYRSGPHDQVMSSAFQASLEGGLARITQGQPLEVAFGSQVTLRSLSGKPLPCWLHSHQNTYPVIYESGRGSSHQQQVTCYPFKDVNNWWIVKDPGRHQLVVDSPPRPVRHGDIIQLVHGMTTRFLNTHDVAAPLTPHAQEVSCYVDYNISMPAQNLWRLDIVNRDSDAEIWKNILSEVRLVHVNTSAVLKLSGANLPDWGFRQLEVVGEKLQRAFHESMVWTVEEHRYGQSQEQRERELELHTPTQTDISRNLSFMARFSELQWRMLTVRSDDSEHKYSSTPLDWVTLDTNIAYWVHPKSSAQIHLLGNIVIWASASLATLVYALLFCWYLLRRRRHIHDLSEDAWLQWVLAGALCAGGWAVNYLPFFLMDKTLFLYHYLPALTFQILLLPLVLEHVCQHLCRSRRQRTLFTALVAAWYSAACHVFIALRPLTYGDTPLSASELRALRWRESWDILIRKH is encoded by the exons ATGAAGCGCATCTTCTTCCTCGATGCCAGCGGCCCACCGTTTGGCCACATGCTGCTGGCCTTGGGAG GTTACTTAGGAGGATTCGACGGCAACTTCCTGTGGAACCGCATTGGAGCAG AGTACAGCAGCAACGTGCCCGTGTGGTCGCTGCGCCTGCTGCCCGCGCTGGCGGGGGCCCTGGCGGTGCCCATGGCCTACCAGATCGTGTGGGAGCTGCGCTTCTCGCACCTGGCCGCCACGGGCGCCGCCCTGCTGCTGCTCATCG agaACACGCTGATCACGCAGTCGCGGCTCATGCTGCTGGAGTCGGTGCTGATATTCTTCAACCTCCTGGCCGTGCTGTCCTACCTGAAGttctccagctcccagaagcacag gtCCTTCTCTCTGAGCTGGTGGCTCTGGCTGATCCTGACGGGCGTGGCCTGCGCCTGCGCCGTGGG CATCAAGTACTCGGGCGTCTTCACGTACCTGCTCGTGCTCAGCGTGGCCGGCGTCCAGGCCTGGCACCTGCTCGGGGACCGCAGCCTGTCTCACGtaggtgcgggcgggcgggcggcggggggcccGCAGGGGCCGGGACTGACCCCACCTGCCCGCCCGCAGGTCCGGGTGCTGTGCCACATGCTGGCCCGGGCGGCCGCCCTGCTGCTGCTCCCGCTGCTCACCTACGTGCTCTTCTTCTACGTGCACCTCCGGCTGCTGTACCGCTCGGGGCCCCACGACCAGGTCATGTCCAGCGCCTTCCAGGCCAGCCTGGAG GGAGGCCTGGCGCGCATCACCCAGGGCCAGCCCCTGGAGGTGGCCTTTGGCTCGCAGGTCACTCTGAGGAGCCTCTCGGGCAAGCCGCTGCCCTGCTGGCTGCACTCGCACCAGAACACCTACCCCGTGAT CTACGAGAGCGGCCGCGGCAGCTCACACCAGCAGCAGGTCACCTGCTACCCCTTCAAGGACGTGAACAACTGGTGGATAGTGAAGGACCCCGGCAG GCATCAGCTGGTGGTGGACAGCCCCCCGAGACCCGTGCGGCACGGCGACATCATCCAGCTGGTGCACGGCATGACCACGCGCTTCCTCAACAC GCACGACGTGGCGGCGCCCCTGACCCCGCACGCGCAGGAGGTGTCCTGCTACGTGGACTACAACATCTCCATGCCTGCGCAGAACCTCTGGAGACTG gacaTCGTGAACCGGGACTCGGACGCGGAGATCTGGAAGAACATCCTGTCGGAGGTGCGCCTGGTGCACGTGAACACGTCGGCGGTGCTCAAG CTGAGCGGCGCGAACCTGCCGGACTGGGGCTTCCGGCAGCTGGAGGTGGTCGGGGAGAAGCTGCAGCGCGCCTTCCACGAGAGCATGGTGTGGACGGTGGAGGAGCACCGCTACGGCCAGA GCCAGGAGCAGCGGGAGCGGGAGCTGGAGCTGCACACGCCCACGCAGACGGACATCAGCCGGAACCTGAGCTTCATGGCCCGCTTCTCGGAGCTGCAG TGGCGGATGCTGACGGTGAGGAGTGACGACTCGGAGCACAAGTACAGCTCCACACCGCTCGACTGGGTCACGCTGGACACCAACATCGCGTACTGGGTCCACCCCAAGAGCAGC GCACAGATCCACCTGCTGGGGAACATCGTGATCTGGGCCTCGGCCAGCCTGGCCACGCTGGTGTACGCCCTGCTCTTCTGCTGGTACCTGCTGCGCCGCCGGAGACACATCCACGACCTCTCGGAGG ATGCCTGGCTGCAGTGGGTGCTGGCCGGGGCTCTGTGCGCCGGGGGCTGGGCGGTGAACTATCTCCCCTTCTTCCTGATGGACAAGACGCTCTTCCTCTACCACTACCTGCCTGCGCTCACCTTCCAGATCCTTCTGCTCCCGCTGGTCCTGGAGCACGTCTGCCAGCACCTGTGCAG GTCCCGCAGGCAGAGGACGCTCTTCACCGCCCTCGTGGCCGCCTGGTACTCCGCCGCCTGCCACGTGTTCATTGCTCTGCGCCCCCTGACCTACGGGGACACGCCGCTGTCGGCCAGCGAGCTGCGGGCGCTGCGCTGGAGAGAGAGCTGGGACATCCTGATCCGGAAGCACTAG
- the POMT1 gene encoding protein O-mannosyl-transferase 1 isoform X3, translated as MKRIFFLDASGPPFGHMLLALGGYLGGFDGNFLWNRIGAEYSSNVPVWSLRLLPALAGALAVPMAYQIVWELRFSHLAATGAALLLLIENTLITQSRLMLLESVLIFFNLLAVLSYLKFSSSQKHRSFSLSWWLWLILTGVACACAVGIKYSGVFTYLLVLSVAGVQAWHLLGDRSLSHVRVLCHMLARAAALLLLPLLTYVLFFYVHLRLLYRSGPHDQVMSSAFQASLEGGLARITQGQPLEVAFGSQVTLRSLSGKPLPCWLHSHQNTYPVIYESGRGSSHQQQVTCYPFKDVNNWWIVKDPGRHQLVVDSPPRPVRHGDIIQLVHGMTTRFLNTHDVAAPLTPHAQEVSCYVDYNISMPAQNLWRLDIVNRDSDAEIWKNILSEVRLVHVNTSAVLKLSGANLPDWGFRQLEVVGEKLQRAFHESMVWTVEEHRYGQSQEQRERELELHTPTQTDISRNLSFMARFSELQWRMLTVRSDDSEHKYSSTPLDWVTLDTNIAYWVHPKSSAQIHLLGNIVIWASASLATLVYALLFCWYLLRRRRHIHDLSEDAWLQWVLAGALCAGGWAVNYLPFFLMDKTLFLYHYLPALTFQILLLPLVLEHVCQHLCRSRRQRTLFTALVAAWYSAACHVFIALRPLTYGDTPLSASELRALRWRESWDILIRKH; from the exons ATGAAGCGCATCTTCTTCCTCGATGCCAGCGGCCCACCGTTTGGCCACATGCTGCTGGCCTTGGGAG GTTACTTAGGAGGATTCGACGGCAACTTCCTGTGGAACCGCATTGGAGCAG AGTACAGCAGCAACGTGCCCGTGTGGTCGCTGCGCCTGCTGCCCGCGCTGGCGGGGGCCCTGGCGGTGCCCATGGCCTACCAGATCGTGTGGGAGCTGCGCTTCTCGCACCTGGCCGCCACGGGCGCCGCCCTGCTGCTGCTCATCG agaACACGCTGATCACGCAGTCGCGGCTCATGCTGCTGGAGTCGGTGCTGATATTCTTCAACCTCCTGGCCGTGCTGTCCTACCTGAAGttctccagctcccagaagcacag gtCCTTCTCTCTGAGCTGGTGGCTCTGGCTGATCCTGACGGGCGTGGCCTGCGCCTGCGCCGTGGG CATCAAGTACTCGGGCGTCTTCACGTACCTGCTCGTGCTCAGCGTGGCCGGCGTCCAGGCCTGGCACCTGCTCGGGGACCGCAGCCTGTCTCAC GTCCGGGTGCTGTGCCACATGCTGGCCCGGGCGGCCGCCCTGCTGCTGCTCCCGCTGCTCACCTACGTGCTCTTCTTCTACGTGCACCTCCGGCTGCTGTACCGCTCGGGGCCCCACGACCAGGTCATGTCCAGCGCCTTCCAGGCCAGCCTGGAG GGAGGCCTGGCGCGCATCACCCAGGGCCAGCCCCTGGAGGTGGCCTTTGGCTCGCAGGTCACTCTGAGGAGCCTCTCGGGCAAGCCGCTGCCCTGCTGGCTGCACTCGCACCAGAACACCTACCCCGTGAT CTACGAGAGCGGCCGCGGCAGCTCACACCAGCAGCAGGTCACCTGCTACCCCTTCAAGGACGTGAACAACTGGTGGATAGTGAAGGACCCCGGCAG GCATCAGCTGGTGGTGGACAGCCCCCCGAGACCCGTGCGGCACGGCGACATCATCCAGCTGGTGCACGGCATGACCACGCGCTTCCTCAACAC GCACGACGTGGCGGCGCCCCTGACCCCGCACGCGCAGGAGGTGTCCTGCTACGTGGACTACAACATCTCCATGCCTGCGCAGAACCTCTGGAGACTG gacaTCGTGAACCGGGACTCGGACGCGGAGATCTGGAAGAACATCCTGTCGGAGGTGCGCCTGGTGCACGTGAACACGTCGGCGGTGCTCAAG CTGAGCGGCGCGAACCTGCCGGACTGGGGCTTCCGGCAGCTGGAGGTGGTCGGGGAGAAGCTGCAGCGCGCCTTCCACGAGAGCATGGTGTGGACGGTGGAGGAGCACCGCTACGGCCAGA GCCAGGAGCAGCGGGAGCGGGAGCTGGAGCTGCACACGCCCACGCAGACGGACATCAGCCGGAACCTGAGCTTCATGGCCCGCTTCTCGGAGCTGCAG TGGCGGATGCTGACGGTGAGGAGTGACGACTCGGAGCACAAGTACAGCTCCACACCGCTCGACTGGGTCACGCTGGACACCAACATCGCGTACTGGGTCCACCCCAAGAGCAGC GCACAGATCCACCTGCTGGGGAACATCGTGATCTGGGCCTCGGCCAGCCTGGCCACGCTGGTGTACGCCCTGCTCTTCTGCTGGTACCTGCTGCGCCGCCGGAGACACATCCACGACCTCTCGGAGG ATGCCTGGCTGCAGTGGGTGCTGGCCGGGGCTCTGTGCGCCGGGGGCTGGGCGGTGAACTATCTCCCCTTCTTCCTGATGGACAAGACGCTCTTCCTCTACCACTACCTGCCTGCGCTCACCTTCCAGATCCTTCTGCTCCCGCTGGTCCTGGAGCACGTCTGCCAGCACCTGTGCAG GTCCCGCAGGCAGAGGACGCTCTTCACCGCCCTCGTGGCCGCCTGGTACTCCGCCGCCTGCCACGTGTTCATTGCTCTGCGCCCCCTGACCTACGGGGACACGCCGCTGTCGGCCAGCGAGCTGCGGGCGCTGCGCTGGAGAGAGAGCTGGGACATCCTGATCCGGAAGCACTAG